A section of the Clostridium felsineum DSM 794 genome encodes:
- a CDS encoding metallophosphoesterase family protein has protein sequence MKIAVLSDIHSNHIALETCISYIQKRNIKNFLFLGDYVSDCPYPSKTMKLIYELIDNYNCLLIKGNREEYLLNHMYNNNTWKYSSSTGTLLYTYENLTLKDFNFFKSLAIHGQFSNHGYKAFNYCHGSLTSSHEKLLSNTLITQKILSELKTDMLICGHTHEQGTYEYAGKKLINPGSVGIPSHHNAKAQFAILHGNKYGWEEEYIRLDYDKASVINEFEKSKLNKKAKVWSRLSRYNILTGIDYGENCVNLAKKLHHRKDIDSVLSDIPEKCWEKAANILGIPE, from the coding sequence ATGAAAATAGCAGTTCTAAGTGATATACATAGTAATCATATTGCTCTTGAAACCTGTATTTCTTATATTCAAAAAAGAAATATAAAAAATTTTTTATTCTTAGGCGATTACGTTAGTGATTGTCCATATCCTTCAAAAACGATGAAACTAATATATGAACTTATAGATAATTATAATTGTTTACTTATTAAAGGCAACAGAGAAGAATATCTTCTTAATCATATGTATAACAATAATACTTGGAAATATTCATCTTCTACAGGTACTCTTCTTTATACTTACGAAAATCTCACTTTAAAAGACTTTAATTTCTTCAAAAGTCTAGCTATACATGGTCAATTCTCTAATCATGGGTATAAAGCATTTAACTATTGTCATGGTTCTCTTACCTCTTCACATGAAAAATTGTTATCAAATACTCTTATTACACAAAAAATATTATCTGAATTAAAAACAGACATGCTGATATGTGGACATACTCATGAGCAGGGTACATATGAATATGCAGGCAAAAAATTAATTAATCCTGGCTCTGTTGGTATACCTTCTCACCATAATGCAAAAGCTCAATTTGCTATTCTTCATGGAAATAAATATGGCTGGGAAGAAGAATATATTAGATTAGACTATGATAAAGCTTCTGTTATAAATGAATTCGAAAAAAGTAAGTTAAATAAAAAAGCAAAGGTATGGTCAAGATTATCTAGGTATAACATACTAACAGGAATAGATTATGGAGAAAACTGCGTTAACCTAGCAAAAAAACTGCATCATAGAAAAGATATTGATTCTGTTTTATCAGATATTCCAGAAAAATGCTGGGAAAAGGCTGCTAATATATTAGGCATACCTGAATAA
- a CDS encoding M20 metallopeptidase family protein gives MNYIEKAREIYDELVAIRRDFHEHPELGFELERTSSKVKGFLKSEGIEYYETAKTGICAIIKGKNTGKTVGLRADMDALPLMETHENRDYHSKIDGRMHACGHDAHTTILMGVAKVLNGMKEELHGNVKLFFEPAEETTGGAQIMIEEGVLENPHVDAVIGLHVSEDIDCGKIGIKKGVVNAASNPFSIVIKGKGAHGAHPNAGVDPIVAACNIVNMLQTLVSREISPVNPAVLTIGYIHGGTTAQNVIPEDAKIGGIIRTMKKEDREFAKKRLKEMVESAAKAMRTEAKVLIEESYPCLYNDESMFEAFKKLAEDLLKEENVITLDDPSMGVESFAYFSMERPAVFYYLGTRNEEKGIVNPAHGSLFDVDEESLPIGVALQVRAAVDTLKRLSEK, from the coding sequence ATGAATTATATTGAAAAGGCAAGAGAAATATATGATGAATTAGTAGCTATACGAAGGGATTTTCATGAGCACCCTGAGCTTGGTTTTGAACTTGAAAGAACTAGCTCAAAAGTAAAGGGATTTTTGAAAAGTGAAGGAATAGAATACTATGAAACTGCAAAAACTGGTATATGTGCTATTATAAAAGGGAAAAATACTGGAAAAACAGTGGGGTTAAGAGCGGATATGGATGCACTTCCACTTATGGAAACTCATGAAAATAGAGATTACCATTCTAAAATAGATGGCAGAATGCATGCTTGTGGACATGATGCACATACAACTATTTTAATGGGGGTTGCCAAGGTGTTAAATGGTATGAAAGAAGAGCTTCATGGAAATGTAAAGCTCTTTTTTGAACCAGCAGAAGAAACTACAGGTGGAGCTCAAATTATGATAGAAGAAGGAGTTCTCGAAAATCCCCATGTAGATGCAGTAATAGGGCTGCATGTTTCAGAAGATATAGATTGTGGAAAAATAGGAATAAAAAAAGGTGTTGTAAATGCAGCCTCCAATCCTTTTAGTATAGTGATAAAGGGAAAGGGAGCACATGGAGCTCACCCTAATGCAGGGGTAGATCCAATTGTAGCAGCTTGCAATATAGTAAATATGCTTCAAACACTTGTTAGTAGGGAAATCTCCCCTGTAAATCCAGCAGTTTTAACTATAGGATATATTCATGGTGGTACCACAGCTCAAAATGTAATACCAGAGGATGCTAAAATAGGTGGAATAATAAGAACTATGAAGAAGGAAGACAGGGAATTTGCTAAGAAAAGATTAAAGGAAATGGTAGAAAGTGCTGCAAAAGCTATGAGAACTGAAGCTAAGGTTTTAATAGAAGAAAGCTACCCTTGTTTGTATAATGATGAAAGTATGTTTGAGGCTTTTAAAAAGTTAGCAGAAGATCTTTTAAAAGAGGAAAATGTAATAACACTTGATGATCCAAGTATGGGTGTTGAAAGCTTTGCATATTTTTCAATGGAAAGACCAGCTGTATTTTATTATCTTGGTACTAGAAATGAAGAAAAGGGAATAGTGAATCCAGCTCATGGAAGTTTATTTGATGTGGATGAAGAAAGTCTTCCTATAGGAGTAGCACTTCAAGTAAGAGCAGCAGTAGATACATTAAAAAGGTTGTCAGAAAAATAA
- a CDS encoding cell division protein FtsA — protein MNINIDDLIFSLDIGTRTVIGTVGSIKDKKFNVICEKYTEHEERAMVDGQIHDISLVAKAVNKIKNEIEEELKIEIKDVAIAAAGRFLRTTAVKSEISIDQDKEIDKDIVRSLELTAVKKAQDNVNKDTEGKLYCVGYSVKNYFLNGYAISNLLSHKGESIAVEVIATFLPRSIVESLYAVMNKVNLNVKSLTLEPIAAMEAAVPKNLRLLNIALVDIGAGTSDIAISSKDTISAYGMVPFAGDEITEVIAQNYLVDFNTAEVIKRSCTVDTEIKYTDVLGIENTIESEEVIKLIQPTVQKLAEEVANKIISLNGEKAPNAVFIVGGGAHTPTLKDILAEKLGMKPERLAIKGREAVVDCICTDNSLGSTGVTVLGIALIAIRRFGNDFIDVILNDNVISLFNARIHTVKDVVVQAGVNPKLLIGKNGKNIRFTLNKVKRVAFGTVAKNAEMKINGHIANIDSEVKENDKIEIKYAENGIDAAPVVRDYVKNLYSLGFFIDDQVVNLEPIFIINGNKVTIDTEISEGDEVETVYPSKLLDYIKYVDSDLNKEYYMNNVKLYESYEIKEGDRIYTAPKKEELPSDIEVKDSDIEVSAKEIEKVEPENNIEVVVNGSKINMSGKEKYKFVDIFDYFRFDLTQVKGNLVLTLNGDKVSFFDELHDKDVIEVKWE, from the coding sequence ATGAATATTAATATAGATGATTTAATATTTTCACTTGATATAGGAACGAGAACTGTTATAGGAACTGTAGGGTCAATAAAAGATAAGAAGTTTAATGTAATTTGTGAAAAATACACAGAGCACGAAGAAAGAGCTATGGTAGACGGTCAAATTCATGATATAAGTTTAGTAGCTAAGGCAGTAAATAAGATTAAAAATGAAATAGAAGAGGAACTTAAAATTGAGATTAAAGATGTAGCAATAGCTGCTGCTGGTAGGTTTTTAAGGACTACAGCGGTAAAATCTGAAATAAGCATAGACCAAGATAAAGAGATAGATAAGGATATTGTAAGAAGTCTTGAATTAACAGCAGTAAAAAAGGCTCAAGATAATGTAAACAAAGATACTGAAGGCAAGCTTTACTGTGTAGGTTATAGTGTGAAAAATTATTTCTTAAATGGATATGCTATTTCAAATCTTTTATCTCATAAGGGTGAATCAATAGCAGTTGAAGTAATAGCTACATTTTTGCCTAGGTCAATAGTTGAAAGCTTATATGCGGTTATGAATAAGGTTAACTTAAACGTAAAAAGTTTAACCTTGGAACCAATAGCAGCAATGGAAGCAGCAGTACCTAAGAATTTAAGGCTTCTTAATATAGCACTTGTGGATATTGGTGCAGGAACTTCAGATATTGCTATAAGTTCAAAGGATACCATAAGTGCATATGGAATGGTTCCTTTTGCAGGAGATGAAATAACTGAAGTAATAGCACAAAATTATTTAGTTGATTTTAATACAGCAGAGGTTATAAAAAGAAGCTGTACAGTTGATACTGAAATAAAGTATACTGATGTTCTTGGAATTGAAAATACCATAGAAAGTGAAGAGGTTATAAAATTAATACAGCCTACAGTTCAGAAATTAGCTGAAGAAGTAGCAAACAAGATAATTAGTTTAAATGGAGAGAAGGCACCAAATGCTGTATTTATAGTTGGAGGGGGAGCACACACACCTACTCTCAAAGATATTTTGGCAGAAAAGTTAGGTATGAAGCCAGAGAGACTTGCTATAAAAGGAAGAGAAGCTGTAGTAGATTGTATTTGCACAGATAATTCACTAGGAAGTACAGGTGTTACTGTTTTAGGAATTGCACTTATTGCCATAAGAAGATTTGGAAATGATTTTATAGATGTAATTTTAAATGATAATGTAATAAGTTTGTTTAATGCACGTATTCATACAGTAAAGGATGTTGTAGTTCAAGCAGGAGTGAATCCAAAACTTTTAATAGGTAAAAACGGTAAGAACATAAGGTTTACTCTGAATAAGGTTAAAAGAGTGGCTTTTGGAACTGTAGCTAAAAATGCGGAGATGAAAATAAATGGACATATAGCAAACATAGATTCAGAAGTAAAAGAAAATGACAAGATAGAAATAAAATATGCAGAAAATGGCATAGACGCAGCACCAGTGGTGCGAGATTATGTTAAGAATCTATATAGTCTTGGCTTTTTTATTGATGATCAAGTTGTAAATTTAGAACCTATATTTATAATAAACGGTAATAAGGTAACAATAGATACAGAAATATCTGAAGGAGATGAAGTAGAGACAGTATATCCTTCTAAATTGTTAGATTATATTAAATATGTTGATAGTGATTTAAATAAAGAGTATTATATGAATAATGTGAAGCTTTACGAGAGCTATGAAATAAAAGAGGGAGATAGAATTTACACAGCTCCTAAAAAAGAAGAGCTTCCTAGTGATATTGAAGTAAAAGATAGTGATATTGAAGTTTCGGCAAAAGAAATTGAGAAAGTAGAGCCCGAGAATAATATAGAAGTTGTTGTAAATGGTAGTAAAATAAATATGTCAGGAAAAGAAAAATACAAATTTGTTGATATATTTGATTATTTTAGATTTGATTTAACACAGGTAAAGGGAAATCTTGTGTTAACTTTAAATGGTGATAAAGTGAGCTTTTTTGACGAATTGCATGATAAGGATGTAATAGAAGTAAAATGGGAATAG
- a CDS encoding GtrA family protein — protein sequence MGIIKNIYSTFMDHKKFKHLIRFGCVGCLNTLVDFGMFSILNSLFGLNYIISQIVSYSSGTLNSYLFNKFWTFTDTRTKKKTTSEIVQFIVVNAASLGVSLIGLSILMNNNHINSFIAKILSMVLAQVVNFLGYRFWVFGKIDRLNKKNVA from the coding sequence ATGGGTATTATAAAAAATATCTACAGCACTTTTATGGATCACAAAAAATTTAAACATTTAATAAGATTTGGCTGTGTTGGATGTTTAAATACTTTAGTAGATTTCGGAATGTTCTCTATTCTTAACAGCTTATTTGGTCTAAATTATATAATAAGTCAAATAGTTTCATATTCAAGTGGAACTTTAAATAGTTATTTATTTAATAAGTTTTGGACTTTTACTGATACAAGAACAAAGAAAAAAACAACAAGCGAAATCGTTCAATTTATTGTGGTTAATGCCGCTTCACTTGGTGTAAGCCTAATAGGTCTTAGTATACTAATGAATAACAATCATATTAATTCCTTTATTGCCAAAATACTTTCAATGGTACTTGCTCAAGTTGTTAACTTTTTAGGCTATAGATTTTGGGTTTTTGGAAAAATAGATAGATTGAATAAAAAAAATGTAGCATAA
- a CDS encoding RluA family pseudouridine synthase yields MKIVIGPNEAGQRADKFIRKWLKDVPLSAIYKAFRKGDVIINEKKCKKENYSLVEGDTLEIKYIKSDAKKKKFIRIENNFKVTYEDDNILLVEKWPGVLVHSDKEKTSPTLTDYVLSYLYDKGDYAPEKEVTFTPSPCNRLDRNTSGIVIYGKNFEALKCLNEMVRERKVKKYYYALVKGRIKDGIYEAYIKKDITSNKSEILDKSTEGAKKISMEVKCVETCGTFSFVEIELLTGRSHQLRAHLSHLGNPILGDPKYGIKDINSYFDNKFGLNYQFLYAYKLIFKDCPEKLSYMENKTIAQSLPPIFKKVKRDVFKF; encoded by the coding sequence ATGAAAATAGTTATAGGACCAAACGAAGCAGGACAGAGAGCTGATAAATTTATAAGAAAGTGGCTTAAGGATGTACCCTTAAGTGCTATTTATAAAGCATTTAGAAAAGGTGACGTTATAATCAATGAAAAAAAGTGTAAAAAAGAAAATTATAGCCTTGTAGAAGGTGATACACTTGAGATAAAATATATAAAGTCTGATGCTAAGAAAAAGAAGTTCATAAGAATAGAAAATAACTTTAAAGTTACTTATGAAGATGATAACATTCTTCTTGTAGAAAAGTGGCCAGGAGTTTTAGTACATTCAGATAAAGAAAAAACATCACCAACCCTTACAGATTATGTTTTATCTTATTTATATGACAAAGGTGATTATGCACCAGAAAAAGAGGTTACTTTCACACCATCACCATGCAATAGGCTTGATAGAAATACCTCTGGAATAGTTATATATGGAAAAAACTTTGAAGCATTAAAATGTTTAAATGAGATGGTAAGGGAAAGAAAAGTAAAGAAGTACTACTATGCTTTAGTAAAGGGAAGAATAAAAGATGGAATTTATGAGGCTTATATAAAGAAGGACATAACATCTAATAAGTCAGAAATACTTGACAAATCTACTGAGGGAGCAAAAAAAATATCTATGGAAGTTAAATGTGTTGAAACTTGTGGAACATTTTCTTTTGTAGAAATAGAGCTTTTAACGGGTAGAAGTCATCAATTAAGGGCACATTTAAGTCATTTGGGTAATCCAATTTTAGGAGATCCTAAGTATGGTATTAAGGATATAAATAGTTATTTTGATAACAAATTTGGACTTAATTATCAGTTTCTATATGCCTATAAGCTTATATTTAAAGATTGTCCTGAGAAGTTGAGTTATATGGAAAATAAGACTATTGCACAATCTCTTCCACCAATATTTAAAAAGGTGAAAAGGGATGTATTTAAATTTTAA